From Stenotrophomonas nitritireducens, the proteins below share one genomic window:
- a CDS encoding BlaI/MecI/CopY family transcriptional regulator, producing the protein MVRISEAEAVVMEVLWGQHPLSAEEVIARLPDGNEWAEATVKTLLNRLLNKGAISASKDGRRFLYAPLVQREAWVLEESSSLIERLFDGRVAPLVAHFSQNQRLSRDDVAELRKLLEGLDDDQH; encoded by the coding sequence ATGGTCAGGATAAGCGAAGCCGAGGCCGTGGTGATGGAGGTGTTGTGGGGGCAGCACCCGCTGTCTGCAGAGGAGGTGATCGCGCGCCTGCCCGATGGCAATGAATGGGCCGAGGCCACGGTCAAGACCCTGCTCAACCGCCTGCTCAACAAGGGTGCCATCAGTGCCAGCAAGGACGGCCGGCGTTTTCTGTATGCGCCGCTGGTGCAGCGCGAGGCTTGGGTACTGGAGGAAAGCAGCAGCCTGATCGAACGCTTGTTCGACGGCCGGGTCGCGCCTTTGGTAGCGCATTTCAGCCAGAACCAACGGCTCAGCCGTGACGACGTGGCCGAGCTGCGCAAACTGCTGGAGGGGCTTGATGATGACCAGCACTGA